A window of the Lysinibacillus irui genome harbors these coding sequences:
- a CDS encoding GNAT family N-acetyltransferase gives MYGDDNGKKERYSKLLTYKLITTIEALEPYRSTWSTILEKEHNDNPFIEYEWVSTWWTTLGTHDNVEIYVVEYQGVAVAFFPLVHTVRFGKVHHFGFLGQGFATYMEVVAEKNWLERSINFMLKELSKKYKRYLMVLHGLLESKNTSQELEKFAIEYQMPHSIFRTVTPYIDFQSITLDNFLQKHRKKFKSLKRRENKLKLLGHVAFQEENHHHLQDMFTLFTRRWQKKIDKSGFTEKQTRLFYERLAKVSNKAFRVEVDSLQFEGRWIAFTIDLCCRERNFCLAMGHEPDFNLFGPGRIIEKENMLKAHGVGYRYYDLGSGYEPYKFEWYTHIDFTRKFVMSTKGTKERVLRSWMVLRDRLKGLLTNNHQLVKWKRDRLGELRYFVKHAKIKDWLRASVRIIQRFLAVHILDVYIAEQKYAFGQVNFQEVSMKDITEMHERANYVSSFYRGYRLLGNGDQIIYKRHDKIASEEAANYSYELADNMSYIREYDSQQLVDIIADVQREGRAVCTIAPWFDRKRRRKLVQAGFRKVEKISILQLFKWRKIYQF, from the coding sequence ATGTATGGCGATGATAATGGAAAAAAGGAGCGATATAGTAAATTGCTTACGTATAAACTCATCACGACTATTGAAGCATTAGAGCCCTATCGAAGTACTTGGTCAACAATACTCGAAAAAGAGCACAATGATAATCCTTTTATTGAGTACGAGTGGGTCTCAACTTGGTGGACAACACTAGGTACTCATGACAATGTTGAGATTTATGTAGTTGAATATCAAGGAGTAGCAGTTGCCTTTTTTCCATTAGTGCATACAGTACGGTTTGGTAAAGTGCATCATTTTGGCTTTTTGGGACAAGGGTTTGCGACTTATATGGAAGTAGTCGCTGAAAAGAATTGGCTTGAACGTTCCATTAACTTTATGCTGAAGGAGCTTTCAAAAAAATACAAGCGTTATTTAATGGTGTTACATGGATTGTTAGAAAGTAAAAATACCTCTCAAGAATTAGAAAAATTTGCGATAGAATATCAGATGCCACATTCTATTTTTCGGACTGTCACGCCTTATATAGATTTTCAATCAATTACACTTGATAATTTTTTGCAGAAGCATCGAAAAAAATTCAAAAGTTTGAAGCGTCGGGAAAATAAATTAAAGTTACTTGGTCATGTAGCATTTCAAGAAGAAAATCACCATCATTTACAAGACATGTTTACGTTATTTACGAGAAGGTGGCAAAAGAAAATTGATAAAAGTGGTTTTACTGAAAAACAGACTCGATTGTTCTACGAGCGATTGGCCAAGGTCTCCAATAAGGCATTTCGAGTAGAGGTGGATAGCCTGCAATTTGAAGGCCGGTGGATTGCGTTTACGATTGACCTTTGCTGTAGAGAGCGTAATTTTTGTCTGGCAATGGGACATGAGCCTGACTTCAATCTATTTGGCCCAGGCCGCATTATTGAAAAAGAAAATATGTTAAAAGCACATGGTGTAGGCTATCGTTATTATGATCTAGGAAGTGGCTATGAGCCATACAAGTTTGAATGGTATACCCATATTGATTTTACAAGAAAATTTGTTATGAGTACGAAAGGAACAAAAGAGCGTGTACTTCGATCCTGGATGGTCTTACGAGATCGCTTAAAAGGTTTGTTAACGAATAATCATCAGCTCGTGAAATGGAAGCGGGACCGTTTAGGAGAACTACGATATTTTGTGAAGCACGCGAAAATAAAAGATTGGTTAAGAGCTTCAGTTAGGATAATACAACGATTTTTAGCAGTACATATTTTAGATGTTTATATAGCAGAACAAAAATATGCTTTCGGGCAAGTGAACTTTCAAGAAGTATCAATGAAGGATATTACGGAGATGCATGAGCGAGCAAACTATGTTTCAAGTTTCTATAGGGGCTATCGACTTTTGGGAAATGGTGATCAAATTATATATAAGAGGCATGATAAAATAGCATCTGAAGAAGCTGCTAACTATTCCTATGAGCTAGCAGACAATATGTCGTATATAAGAGAGTATGACAGTCAGCAACTCGTTGATATCATTGCTGATGTCCAGAGAGAAGGAAGAGCCGTTTGTACGATTGCCCCGTGGTTTGATAGAAAAAGAAGGCGAAAGTTGGTGCAAGCAGGTTTCCGTAAAGTGGAGAAAATCAGTATCTTACAGTTGTTCAAATGGCGAAAAATATATCAATTCTAA
- a CDS encoding FAD-binding protein, translated as MKWDASYDVVVVGSGAAGLTAGLTAKLQGLKSLVIEKTDRYGGASAISGGALWIPNNHVIKGAGVPDTHELARQYLDSTVGDRVPEALKEAYITRGPEMLRFLYNKTKHMRFQYAKGYSDYYPEKPGGLSQGRSIEPLIFDLTKMGSLAHTMRRATLSTKGFTMNSYEFHKVNMITRTLKGKTTALKLGMRLVKSKVTKSEPVALGEALVARLRLSLAEANGELWLSTAFKDFMMDKGRVMGIIVERDGQELRIEAKKGVVLSSGGFSHNQALREQYLPSPTNAAWTSSPEGQTGDVIEPGVKIGATLDLMDKVWGAPSVIDPQGQPFFLVADRGVPNMIVVDSAGQRLVNEAAPYHEFVDTMYEHQKTTQQAVPSWIVIDASAKSRYIFTGLFPGQAFPKSWFDHGIVKSAESIEELARQMDVLPESLIETVNRFNDFARNGHDDDFYRGDSAYDNYYGDPTLPNPNLAEIKKAPFYALRIYPGDIGTKGGLVVDEHARVIKADGEPIEGLYASGNCSASIMGETYPGPGATIGPGMTLSFVATTHMANAVKKEEVPLVKI; from the coding sequence ATGAAATGGGATGCAAGTTATGATGTAGTTGTAGTAGGCTCTGGAGCTGCGGGATTGACAGCAGGTTTAACAGCAAAGTTACAAGGTTTGAAATCATTAGTAATTGAAAAAACGGATCGCTATGGTGGTGCTTCTGCTATTTCAGGCGGTGCCTTATGGATTCCGAATAATCATGTTATTAAAGGTGCAGGTGTTCCAGATACACATGAACTTGCACGCCAATATTTAGATTCAACAGTTGGTGATCGAGTGCCTGAAGCTTTAAAGGAGGCCTATATTACAAGAGGCCCAGAAATGTTGCGGTTTTTATACAATAAAACTAAGCATATGCGTTTCCAATATGCAAAAGGTTACTCGGACTACTATCCAGAAAAACCAGGGGGCTTGTCTCAGGGACGTTCCATTGAACCACTAATTTTCGATTTAACGAAAATGGGCTCTTTAGCACATACTATGCGTCGAGCAACTCTATCAACTAAGGGCTTTACAATGAATAGCTATGAGTTTCATAAAGTTAATATGATAACACGGACGTTAAAAGGTAAAACAACTGCACTGAAATTAGGCATGCGCCTAGTAAAATCAAAGGTGACAAAAAGTGAGCCAGTTGCGTTAGGTGAAGCTTTAGTAGCACGTTTACGACTATCGCTAGCGGAGGCAAATGGTGAGCTTTGGCTATCAACGGCCTTTAAAGATTTTATGATGGATAAGGGTCGAGTGATGGGGATCATTGTGGAACGAGATGGACAAGAGCTACGAATTGAGGCAAAGAAAGGTGTTGTTCTTTCATCAGGCGGCTTTTCACACAACCAAGCACTTCGAGAACAATATTTACCAAGCCCAACGAACGCTGCATGGACTTCTTCACCAGAGGGACAAACAGGTGACGTTATAGAACCAGGTGTAAAAATTGGCGCTACATTAGATTTAATGGATAAAGTGTGGGGAGCGCCTTCTGTTATTGATCCACAAGGACAACCCTTCTTCCTAGTAGCGGACAGGGGCGTACCAAATATGATTGTTGTAGATAGCGCAGGACAGCGTTTAGTGAATGAAGCGGCTCCTTATCATGAATTTGTAGATACCATGTACGAGCATCAAAAGACCACGCAACAGGCTGTTCCTTCATGGATAGTCATTGATGCCTCTGCTAAAAGCCGTTATATTTTTACAGGTCTGTTCCCAGGACAAGCCTTCCCAAAAAGCTGGTTTGATCATGGCATCGTGAAAAGTGCAGAGTCCATTGAAGAACTTGCTAGACAAATGGATGTGCTGCCTGAAAGTCTAATAGAGACAGTAAATCGTTTTAATGACTTTGCCCGAAATGGTCATGATGATGATTTTTATCGTGGTGATAGTGCCTATGATAATTACTATGGGGACCCAACATTGCCAAATCCAAATTTAGCAGAGATCAAAAAAGCTCCTTTCTATGCATTACGTATATATCCAGGCGATATTGGCACAAAGGGAGGCTTGGTAGTGGATGAACATGCTCGGGTTATTAAGGCAGATGGCGAACCAATCGAAGGATTATATGCTTCAGGTAATTGTTCAGCGTCGATCATGGGAGAAACGTATCCTGGACCGGGTGCTACGATTGGGCCTGGTATGACATTAAGCTTTGTGGCGACTACACATATGGCTAACGCCGTAAAAAAAGAAGAAGTACCGCTTGTAAAAATATAA
- a CDS encoding zinc-dependent alcohol dehydrogenase has translation MKAVTYQGIKDIQVKNVEDPAIKKKDDIIVRITSTAICGSDLHIYQGAIPTYKDYVIGHEPMGIVEEVGSDVTKVKKGDRVILPFNVSCGDCFYCNNAMESQCDHSNDNLGVDSGGYVGFTQRYGNYPGGQAEFLHVPYGNFMPFVIPDSCELEDEALLFLSDIVPTAYWSVENAGVKKGDTVVVLGCGPVGLLTQKFAWMKGAKRVIAVDYISYRLAHAKKMNNVEIINLDDYDEVAFYIREITKGGADVVIDCVGMDGKKTPLEAIGQKMKVQGGTLSPLRIAMDAVRKFGTIQITGVYGAKYNQFPLGHLFERNISLKMGQAPVIHLMPKLFDLITAGKFDPTDIITHKLPLEEASKAYKLFSNREDNCIKVILKP, from the coding sequence ATGAAGGCAGTAACATATCAAGGGATTAAAGACATTCAAGTTAAAAATGTAGAGGACCCAGCTATTAAAAAGAAGGATGATATCATTGTCCGTATTACCTCGACAGCCATTTGTGGTTCAGATTTGCATATTTACCAGGGAGCTATTCCTACGTATAAAGATTATGTGATTGGACATGAGCCAATGGGCATTGTAGAAGAAGTGGGTTCAGATGTGACCAAGGTGAAAAAGGGGGACCGTGTAATCCTACCTTTTAATGTATCGTGCGGAGATTGCTTTTATTGTAACAATGCTATGGAAAGTCAATGTGATCATTCCAATGACAATCTTGGAGTAGATTCAGGAGGGTACGTAGGCTTTACCCAGCGTTATGGTAATTATCCTGGTGGACAAGCTGAATTTTTACATGTTCCCTATGGCAATTTTATGCCCTTTGTCATTCCTGACTCTTGTGAGCTAGAGGATGAAGCACTTTTATTTTTATCGGACATTGTACCAACTGCCTATTGGAGTGTGGAAAATGCGGGAGTTAAAAAGGGCGATACAGTGGTGGTGTTAGGTTGTGGACCAGTGGGCTTATTGACACAGAAATTTGCATGGATGAAGGGTGCAAAGCGAGTAATTGCTGTTGATTATATTAGCTATCGCTTAGCCCACGCGAAAAAAATGAACAATGTTGAAATTATTAATTTAGACGATTACGATGAAGTGGCTTTTTATATTCGTGAAATAACGAAAGGTGGAGCAGATGTTGTCATTGATTGCGTTGGTATGGATGGGAAAAAAACACCTTTAGAAGCTATCGGACAAAAAATGAAAGTACAAGGAGGAACATTAAGCCCACTGCGAATTGCAATGGATGCAGTACGCAAATTTGGCACAATCCAAATTACAGGTGTTTATGGCGCTAAGTACAATCAATTTCCATTAGGACATCTGTTTGAACGTAATATATCTCTAAAAATGGGCCAGGCACCTGTTATTCATCTCATGCCAAAATTATTTGATTTAATCACTGCAGGAAAGTTTGATCCGACTGACATAATTACACATAAGCTACCATTAGAGGAAGCAAGTAAAGCCTATAAACTATTTAGTAACCGTGAAGATAACTGTATTAAAGTGATTTTAAAACCTTAA
- a CDS encoding ZIP family metal transporter yields the protein MILGGFLFFSVSIGGAIAWIFSKLFQHTTQGLSLLCGGFLVGLLVLDIIPSSFQIYQSFGVILGIFIGYFIFQLLDTLFHASHAQNPSVSLLTLAMIIHTIPISLTVGNLLGNAALSISLTASIILHHVPEGFALSTALISQGERLWRLFIYFFIFSIFFSLFIWLGQYWALTEKAQGILMGISIGLIATASISEFILHQIQKVSFRSFFMYLFLGYFLSYIFHILVE from the coding sequence ATGATTCTTGGTGGATTTCTATTTTTTAGTGTGAGCATAGGAGGCGCGATTGCCTGGATTTTCTCTAAGCTATTTCAGCATACAACGCAAGGGCTATCTTTATTATGCGGGGGTTTTTTAGTCGGCTTACTGGTGCTAGATATCATCCCTTCTTCCTTTCAAATCTATCAGTCTTTCGGAGTCATTCTTGGTATTTTTATTGGTTACTTCATCTTTCAGTTATTAGATACCCTATTTCATGCTTCCCATGCACAAAATCCCTCAGTCTCTCTATTAACGCTAGCTATGATTATCCATACTATTCCCATTAGTCTCACCGTCGGCAATTTACTAGGAAACGCTGCATTAAGTATTTCGCTCACTGCGTCCATCATTCTTCATCATGTGCCAGAAGGTTTTGCTCTATCGACTGCACTCATTTCACAGGGTGAAAGGCTTTGGAGACTTTTTATTTATTTCTTTATCTTCTCTATTTTCTTTAGTCTTTTCATTTGGCTTGGACAATATTGGGCCTTAACCGAAAAGGCACAGGGCATTTTAATGGGGATTTCCATTGGATTGATTGCGACGGCCAGTATTTCTGAATTCATTTTGCATCAAATCCAAAAAGTCTCCTTCCGATCATTTTTTATGTATCTTTTCTTAGGCTATTTTCTCAGCTATATTTTCCATATTCTCGTTGAATAA
- a CDS encoding S-layer homology domain-containing protein — MKKIMLAGALSIACFTGGFGGQAYAQEAVDVASIIHPKQAVAATNQLQAMSYQDVYKMLLLSKIGFENNEVTIVTTKNSITVKVSLEAILQSYKDGTNLYPEGEKEFKENYEEFKKIFGNAIQIKITQTGNGFKSEIYTAGKWEAVSAEDLNGMIMVFGRADVELKPGGYFKDAIGHWAESYIQLLYQTDIINGTTATSFNPNGQVTRGELAAIIFRASGLNVNEDYEGPASYTDLNGFWGAKEVAILEEYGLIDIFDGDKFQPKKPVTREEMAYITARYLTAMEVDLSQVSKNNTFTDKNQMRKETVEAIGLLQHLGILNGTNGKFNPKGNLTRAEVSKILTMTLLLLSEEA; from the coding sequence GTGAAAAAAATAATGTTAGCTGGCGCACTAAGTATTGCATGTTTTACAGGAGGATTTGGCGGGCAGGCATATGCACAGGAAGCTGTGGATGTGGCAAGTATCATCCATCCAAAGCAAGCTGTTGCAGCCACTAATCAATTACAAGCCATGTCTTATCAAGATGTTTATAAAATGTTGCTGTTATCTAAAATAGGCTTTGAAAATAATGAGGTAACGATTGTTACAACAAAAAATAGTATTACGGTAAAGGTTTCGTTAGAGGCGATTCTTCAATCCTACAAAGATGGTACAAATCTTTATCCTGAGGGAGAAAAAGAATTTAAGGAAAACTATGAGGAATTTAAGAAAATATTCGGGAATGCCATCCAAATAAAAATCACACAAACTGGAAATGGCTTCAAGAGTGAAATCTATACTGCTGGTAAATGGGAAGCGGTTAGTGCTGAAGATTTAAATGGGATGATCATGGTTTTTGGTCGTGCAGATGTTGAGTTAAAACCAGGTGGTTATTTCAAGGATGCTATTGGGCATTGGGCTGAGAGCTATATCCAGTTGCTCTATCAAACAGACATCATTAATGGCACAACGGCAACTTCGTTTAATCCAAATGGTCAAGTGACTCGTGGAGAACTGGCAGCTATTATTTTCCGTGCCTCTGGCTTAAATGTGAATGAAGATTATGAGGGTCCTGCTTCTTATACGGATCTGAATGGTTTCTGGGGTGCAAAGGAAGTAGCTATTCTTGAAGAATATGGTTTAATAGATATTTTCGACGGCGACAAATTCCAGCCGAAAAAGCCTGTTACACGCGAAGAAATGGCCTATATCACTGCTAGGTACTTAACAGCAATGGAAGTTGACCTATCTCAAGTAAGTAAAAACAACACATTTACAGATAAAAACCAAATGCGTAAAGAAACAGTAGAAGCTATTGGTCTATTGCAGCATTTAGGAATATTAAATGGCACGAATGGCAAATTTAATCCAAAAGGCAATCTAACTCGTGCAGAGGTTTCAAAAATTTTAACAATGACTTTATTGCTATTGAGTGAAGAAGCTTAA
- a CDS encoding M15 family metallopeptidase codes for MSTNITTTCRDLDQLLSVAQIACRLLFQECYKEGINNIFITETYRSQERQNYLYAQGRTRPGQIVTWTLSSNHTSRLAWDIAIGPPQSLYDEVTLKRVGAIARKLGITWGGDWTGNKDRPHFEVPKSWKMPANYKLEGQVIVPISSKKKVQLIIVENEEETKVAQAWNPASKAIRTETESYIAQAIKEGVIQESHLEDLRNGVMTTDHLLGLFITIQQRRAN; via the coding sequence ATGAGTACGAATATAACAACGACTTGTAGAGATTTAGATCAGTTGCTATCAGTGGCTCAAATAGCATGTCGTTTATTATTTCAAGAATGCTATAAAGAAGGAATAAATAATATTTTTATTACTGAAACATATCGTTCTCAGGAAAGACAAAATTACCTATATGCACAAGGTCGAACTAGACCAGGGCAAATTGTAACTTGGACATTGAGTAGCAATCATACATCACGCCTTGCATGGGATATTGCAATTGGTCCCCCGCAATCTTTGTATGATGAAGTTACTTTAAAACGAGTAGGAGCTATTGCTCGTAAGCTAGGAATAACATGGGGTGGTGATTGGACAGGTAATAAAGATCGACCTCATTTCGAGGTACCGAAATCTTGGAAGATGCCAGCTAATTATAAATTAGAGGGACAAGTCATTGTACCTATCAGCAGTAAAAAGAAAGTCCAGTTAATTATCGTAGAAAACGAGGAGGAGACGAAAGTGGCTCAAGCATGGAACCCAGCTTCGAAAGCAATACGTACAGAAACGGAGAGTTATATAGCACAAGCAATCAAAGAAGGGGTTATTCAAGAATCACATTTAGAAGATTTAAGGAACGGTGTAATGACAACTGATCACTTACTTGGTCTATTTATTACCATTCAACAGCGACGTGCCAATTAG
- a CDS encoding phage holin family protein, whose protein sequence is MEKWIGTLGGFIGALISYSVNGLGIAVTVLIGFMAIDYITGILSGIVNHNLNSRIGVNGIIRKIYYLMLVGSIYLLAFVIPGIEYAGDGAAIAFCVLEFISITENGTKMGLPTPNFIKNILAIVKDQSDEGDSK, encoded by the coding sequence GTGGAAAAATGGATAGGGACATTGGGTGGATTTATTGGAGCTCTTATTTCATACTCAGTAAATGGTTTGGGTATTGCCGTAACTGTTTTAATAGGATTTATGGCTATAGATTATATTACTGGGATATTGTCGGGAATTGTTAATCATAATTTAAATAGTCGTATTGGTGTTAATGGTATTATTAGAAAAATCTATTATTTGATGTTGGTAGGTTCTATTTACCTGCTTGCTTTTGTGATTCCAGGGATCGAGTATGCAGGTGATGGAGCAGCTATTGCATTTTGCGTCCTTGAATTTATTTCAATTACCGAAAATGGAACGAAGATGGGGTTGCCAACACCAAATTTCATCAAAAATATTTTAGCGATTGTAAAAGATCAATCTGATGAGGGTGACAGCAAATGA
- a CDS encoding siphovirus ReqiPepy6 Gp37-like family protein codes for MNKPIRILSLNMDILAEIDNYESMFFNRSWYDVGTIELRINRHIKYANTLLKDNLILIGTDLNKVFIIKHREIELDESGKVTENWLIKGYSLKSIIAQRITIPPANNAYDIKTGTAETVMKYYVYQNLVNPINSKRKIPHLLIETDQQRGIQLSYSTRFKNLAEDMNILSLSSKLGWDVTLDLKNKKWIFDVMEGRNLTVGQSVNPPVIFSPQFESLKSLHYTESELNYKNLAIVAGQGEGVDRRIIEVGDYTSTKRHEVFIDARDIAEVDENQQLISQEKITEALVDRGKQQLKEFMQEEYLEGQVLTNSPFEYQKDYDLGDVITIQNSDWNISMDAQITDIKEIYETTGFSIEATFGNNRPTLIQKIKQEFNQISGEVRK; via the coding sequence ATGAACAAGCCTATCCGAATATTATCCTTAAACATGGATATATTAGCTGAAATTGACAACTATGAGTCCATGTTTTTTAATCGTTCATGGTATGATGTAGGAACAATAGAATTACGAATAAATCGCCATATAAAATACGCTAACACTTTATTAAAAGATAACCTTATTCTGATCGGTACAGATTTGAATAAGGTTTTTATCATTAAACATCGAGAAATTGAATTAGATGAAAGTGGGAAGGTTACGGAAAACTGGCTCATTAAGGGGTACTCTCTTAAATCGATTATTGCTCAGCGTATTACCATTCCCCCTGCAAATAATGCATATGATATAAAGACCGGTACAGCTGAAACTGTAATGAAATACTATGTATATCAGAATCTTGTGAATCCGATTAATAGTAAAAGAAAAATACCACATTTGTTAATAGAAACTGATCAGCAGCGTGGTATACAACTAAGTTATTCGACTAGATTTAAAAACTTAGCAGAAGACATGAACATTCTTTCTTTATCGAGTAAGTTAGGTTGGGATGTAACACTGGATTTAAAAAATAAAAAGTGGATATTTGATGTTATGGAAGGTAGGAATTTAACAGTAGGGCAATCAGTTAATCCACCCGTCATTTTTTCACCTCAATTTGAAAGTTTAAAATCATTGCATTACACAGAAAGCGAATTAAATTACAAAAATCTAGCAATAGTTGCTGGACAAGGTGAAGGTGTGGATCGGCGAATCATCGAGGTAGGTGACTATACATCAACAAAACGCCATGAAGTTTTTATTGATGCAAGAGATATTGCTGAAGTTGATGAAAATCAACAATTAATATCACAGGAGAAAATAACTGAAGCTTTAGTTGATCGTGGAAAACAACAATTAAAAGAATTCATGCAGGAAGAGTATTTAGAGGGACAAGTTTTAACAAATAGTCCATTTGAATATCAAAAGGATTATGACTTAGGGGATGTTATTACCATCCAAAATTCTGATTGGAATATTTCGATGGATGCACAAATAACAGATATAAAAGAGATTTATGAAACTACAGGATTTAGCATTGAAGCAACGTTTGGAAACAACCGACCCACACTTATACAAAAAATTAAGCAAGAGTTTAATCAAATCAGCGGAGAAGTAAGAAAATAA